Proteins from one Triticum aestivum cultivar Chinese Spring chromosome 7A, IWGSC CS RefSeq v2.1, whole genome shotgun sequence genomic window:
- the LOC123154382 gene encoding peroxidase P7-like encodes MASSTVWQCLVALSLFSSAAYGYGYGDGNTSGNGNGYGNGQLDPKFYEKSCPPLGFIVRVSMIKAVLRERRMGASLLRLFFHDCFVQGCDGSILLDDVPASNFTGEKTAFPNVNSVRGFDVIDDIKRNVEYVCPGVVSCADILALAAREGTVLLGGPSWAVPLGRRDSTTASLDGANSDLPGPTLNLTELIQSFANKSLSPRDLTALSGAHTIGFSQCVFFRDHIYNDTNIDPVFAAGLQRNCPAPAGSGDTNLTPLDAQTRFVFDNAYYPNLVARRGLLHSDQELFNGAAQDDLVRQYSADSALFFADFVAAMIKMGNITPLTGSAGEIRRNCRVVNNS; translated from the exons ATGGCTTCGTCCACTGTCTGGCAGTGCCTTGTTGCTCTCTCCCTCTTCTCCTCCGCCGCCTACGGCTACGGCTACGGGGATGGCAACACCAGCGGCAACGGCAACGGCTACGGTAACGGGCAGCTGGATCCCAAGTTCTATGAAAAGAGCTGCCCTCCTCTGGGGTTCATCGTGCGCGTGAGCATGATCAAGGCCGTCCTTAGGGAACGCCGcatgggcgcctccctcctccgcctcttcttccatGACTGCTTTGTTCAG GGTTGTGACGGATCTATCCTTCTGGACGACGTGCCGGCGAGTAACTTCACCGGCGAGAAGACCGCCTTCCCCAACGTCAATTCCGTCCGCGGCTTCGATGTCATCGACGATATCAAGAGGAATGTGGAGTACGTCTGCCCGGGCGTCGTGTCCTGTGCCGACATCCTCGCCTTGGCCGCACGGGAGGGCACAGTTCTG CTCGGCGGGCCAAGCTGGGCGGTGCCACTGGGCCGGCGGGACTCGACGACGGCGAGCCTGGACGGCGCGAACAGCGACCTCCCGGGGCCGACGCTGAACCTGACCGAGCTCATCCAGTCATTCGCCAACAAGAGCCTGAGCCCGCGCGACCTCACGGCGCTCTCGGGCGCGCACACCATCGGTTTCTCGCAGTGCGTCTTTTTCCGGGATCACATCTACAACGACACCAACATCGACCCCGTGTTCGCCGCCGGGCTACAGCGGAACTGCCCAGCCCCGGCGGGCTCCGGCGATACCAACTTGACGCCGCTCGACGCGCAGACGCGGTTCGTCTTCGACAACGCCTACTACCCCAACCTCGTGGCGCGGCGGGGCCTTCTGCACTCCGACCAGGAGCTCTTCAACGGCGCCGCCCAGGACGATCTGGTGCGGCAGTACAGCGCCGACAGCGCGCTCTTCTTCGCTGACTTCGTGGCCGCGATGATCAAGATGGGGAACATCACCCCGCTCACCGGAAGCGCCGGCGAGATCAGGCGTAACTGCAGGGTCGTCAACAACAGCTGA